In Danaus plexippus chromosome 6, MEX_DaPlex, whole genome shotgun sequence, a single window of DNA contains:
- the LOC116778819 gene encoding BOS complex subunit NOMO1 — translation MFEGNSFYFHLIFLLSLISSSYSNDILGCGGFVKSHASIDFSKIEIGLYTRDGSLKEKTECAPTNGYYFLPLYEKGEYVLKVHPPAGWSFEPSQVELDIDGVTDQCSIGQDINFAFNGFGITGKVITAGQVSGPSGINIQLVNEKGETRNTVTTSGGDFHFTPVIPGKYVVKASHPRWKLEPAHTVVQVKEGNTALPVGVLAVKGYDVSGSVTSFGSPLGGVHVLLYSKEEKPKFRVEGCKTALLQGVPDAPICYSVTDANGEFKFGLVPAGEYKLLALAKTPGQTFLTYNIKPDSVPFSVLHDSLYIRNAFEVMGFSIVGSALSAPGGSGIAGAQVLLAGQAVTTTDKKGHFTLSGLKPGEYSLTLQHEHCSWEEKQLSVSASGVGSPLTMVASRWKVCGSLTPPESRIVQLRGPTDEDLTTKADGSWCSLLPPGSYSARVSVTEQEQRDGLQFYPEVQHVSVGGAPVGGVSFSQVRARVRGSVNCAPYCRGLRVALRPLTADGTYAGPPRYANIVDGAYTFEEVVPGSVEVSVVEGGAGEARLCWRQAAHNVVVAQDLPPVTEFTLTGLGLVITASHDMEVEYTSVHSSGVVKVSAGRSLVCVPPAPRYTLTARGCHRVSPPTVDVDMQGTDMPSASFKATAHASTITISSPERATDVRLHVTTDGGPATVDLQPEAHGDGFLYTHTMYLAEGEVASVLMESSTLLSVPGGRQDVVGAASCSRALALRAVRARKVTGRVVPPVEGVTITLQGGDVKLSQVTKADGLYSFGPLDASVSYSVTAEKESYVFSEVEPSGDVRAHRLAEIQVQLVDDSNNQPLEGALVSISGGSFRLNALSAAGRVAARSLAPASYYVKPHMKEYRFQPPHTLLDVADGQTHTLTFRGVRVAWSAVGRAVCVGGSGVPGLALRAVGDSDCHTQDAVCDQDGYFRIRGLLPGCTYSIQLKESSEPARLADTPLVIKMTESDVLDLRVIVIRPHQVSDTLVLVRCSNPDHYKTLRLTLSRESSSPVFSTKLDPAGYSQVNNPGLLYPLPRLPADNNSYVVSLESTLSKVTHSYEEAVHYFVSDGRFRYFEINFDPKVKSSEQELRQSSLLLLPLLGALVLLYFQRHRLLALAPDPIKRVSRKKTQ, via the exons ATGTTCGAgggaaatagtttttattttcatttaattttcttattatcattaatatctTCAAGTTACAGTAATGATATCTTAGGATGTGGTGGTTTCGTAAAAAGTCATGCCAGCATAGACTTTTCTAAAATCGAAATCGGCTT ATATACTAGAGACGGTAGTCTCAAAGAGAAGACTGAGTGCGCACCCACAAACGGTTACTATTTCTTACCTCTATACGAAAAGGgtgaatatgttttaaaagttcATCCGCCCGCTGGATGGAGTTTTGAGCCATCGCAGGTAGAATTAGACATAGACGGTGTGACCGATCAGTGTTCGATCGGCCAAGACATAAACTTCGCTTTCAACGGATTCGGTATAACCGGCAAGGTGATCACCGCCGGTCAGGTCAGCGGCCCCAGTGGTATCAATATACAGCTTGTGAATGAGAAAGGAGAGACCAGAAACACAGTAACAACATCTGGCGGAGATTTCCATTTCACCCCTGTGATACCTGGAAAGTATGTTGTTAAAGCGTCTCACCCTCG ATGGAAGTTGGAACCTGCACATACTGTTGTGCAAGTGAAGGAAGGCAACACCGCTTTGCCTGTGGGGGTTTTAGCCGTTAAAGGCTATGATGTTTCGGGTTCCGTGACATCATTCGGCAGCCCCTTGGGTGGAGTTCATGTACTACTTTACTCCAAAGAG GAGAAACCTAAGTTCCGCGTGGAGGGCTGCAAGACTGCACTTCTTCAAGGTGTTCCGGATGCTCCTATTTGTTATTCAGTCACTGATGCTAATGGGGAGTTTAAGTTTGGTCTCGTGCCAGCTGGAGAGTACAAACTACTAGCTTTGGCCAAGACACCGGGGCAGACCTTCCTCACATACAACATCAAGCCTGATTCGGTGCCGTTCAGTGTACTTCATGATAGCTTGTATATTAGAAATGCTTTTGAG GTTATGGGATTCTCAATCGTGGGTTCCGCTCTGTCAGCTCCGGGTGGTAGTGGTATTGCAGGAGCTCAGGTGCTGTTGGCGGGACAAGCTGTCACCACCACTGACAAGAAGGGGCACTTCACACTCAGTGGACTGAAACCAGGGGAATACTCACTGACCTTACAACAtg AGCACTGCAGCTGGGAGGAGAAGCAGCTGTCTGTGAGTGCGAGCGGTGTGGGGAGTCCCTTGACGATGGTGGCGTCACGCTGGAAGGTGTGCGGGTCGTTGACCCCACCCGAATCTCGCATCGTGCAGCTGCGTGGACCGACGGACGAGGACCTCACAACTAAAGCTGATG GTAGCTGGTGTTCCCTGCTGCCCCCGGGCTCGTACTCCGCGCGCGTGTCCGTCACGGAGCAGGAGCAGAGGGACGGCCTCCA GTTCTATCCGGAGGTGCAGCACGTGTCGGTGGGCGGGGCGCCCGTCGGCGGGGTCTCCTTCAGCCAAGTGCGAGCGCGGGTGAGAGGCTCCGTGAACTGCGCCCCGTACTGCCGCGGCCTGAGAGTGGCGCTGCGCCCCCTTACAGCCGACGGGACTTACGCGGGCCCGCCACGCTACGCGAACATCGTCG ACGGAGCGTACACGTTCGAGGAGGTGGTCCCTGGCAGCGTGGAGGTGTCAGTGGTGGAGGGCGGCGCGGGCGAGGCGCGTCTGTGCTGGAGGCAGGCCGCGCACAACGTGGTGGTGGCGCAGGACCTGCCGCCCGTCACCGAGTTCACACTCACCGGCCTCGGCCTCGTCATCACCGCCTCGCATGACATGGAG GTGGAGTACACGAGCGTCCACTCCTCGGGCGTGGTGAAGGTGTCTGCGGGCCGCAGCCTGGTGTGTGTGCCGCCCGCCCCTCGCTACACGCTCACCGCCCGCGGCTGTCACCGTGTCTCGCCGCCCACCGTCGACGTCGACATGCAGGGAACGGACATGCCG AGCGCGTCGTTCAAGGCGACGGCGCACGCCTCCACCATCACGATCTCGTCTCCGGAGCGCGCCACGGACGTGAGGTTGCACGTCACCACGGACGGCGGCCCCGCCACCGTGGACCTGCAGCCCGAGGCTCACGGCGACGGTTTCCTCTACACCCACACCATGTACCTGGCCGAG GGAGAAGTGGCGTCCGTGCTGATGGAGTCGTCGACCCTGCTGTCGGTCCCGGGCGGGCGGCAGGATGTTGTGGGGGCGGCGAGCTGCTCCAGGGCGCTCGCCCTCAGGGCGGTTCGAGCCAGGAAAGTCACGGGCCGAGTCGTTCCGCCAGTAGAAGGTGTCACCATCACTCTGCAGGGAG GTGACGTGAAGCTGTCTCAGGTGACCAAAGCCGACGGCCTCTACAGCTTCGGTCCCCTGGACGCGTCCGTGTCGTACAGCGTCACGGCCGAGAAGGAGTCGTACGTGTTTAGTGAGGTGGAGCCCTCGGGAGACGTGCGCGCTCACCGCCTGGCCGAGATACAAGTACAGCTCGTCGACGACAGCAACAACCAGCCGCTAGAG GGGGCGCTGGTGTCCATCTCCGGGGGCTCGTTCCGTCTGAACGCGCTGTCGGCGGCGGGGCGGGTGGCGGCGCGCTCGCTGGCCCCGGCCTCGTACTACGTGAAGCCACACATGAAGGAGTACCGCTTCCAGCCGCCTCACACGCTGCTGGACGTGGCGGACGGACAGACACACACGCTCACCTTCAG AGGTGTTCGCGTGGCGTGGTCGGCCGTGGGGCGCGCCGTGTGTGTGGGCGGCTCGGGGGTCCCCGGGCTGGCCCTCCGCGCTGTGGGGGACTCCGATTGTCACACGCAGGACGCCGTCTGCGATCAGGACGGATATTTCCG CATCCGCGGCCTGCTGCCCGGTTGTACGTATTCCATCCAGCTGAAGGAATCCTCGGAGCCGGCGCGTCTAGCGGACACGCCGCTCGTCATAAAG ATGACGGAGAGTGACGTGCTGGACCTGCGGGTGATCGTGATCCGGCCCCACCAGGTGTCGGACACGCTGGTGCTGGTGCGCTGCTCCAACCCCGACCACTACAAGACCCTCCGCCTGACCCTCAGCCGCGAGTCCTCTTCGCCCGTGTTCTCCACCAAGCTGGACCCGGCGGGCTACTCCCAGGTCAACAACCCCGGCCTGCTGTACCCGCTGCCTCGCCTGCCGGCCGATAATAACTCTTATGTGGTGTCGTTGGAGTCTACCCTGTCCAAGGTGACTCACTCCTATGAAGAGGCGGTGCACTACTTCGTGTCGGACGGACGCTTCCGCTACTTCGAGATCAATTTTGATCCCAAG GTGAAGTCGTCGGAGCAGGAGCTCCGCCAGTCGTCGCTGCTGCTGCTGCCGCTGCTGGGAGCGCTGGTGCTGCTGTACTTCCAGAGACACCGCCTGTTGGCCCTCGCACCCGACCCCATCAAGAGAGTATCGCGCAAGAAGACGCAGTAG
- the LOC116778847 gene encoding cilia- and flagella-associated protein 20 isoform X1, with translation MRASSSLDDRNDSCGHTERYTNKHTHHGTHQPEPRKVLGSQKRRYISIIGSKPLQIWDKKVRNGHIKRITDNDIQSLVLEIVGTNVSTTYITCPADPKKTLGIKLPFLVMIIKNLKKYFTFEVQVLDDKNVRRRFRASNYQSTTRVKPFICTMPMRLDEGWNQIQFNLADFTRRAYGTNYVETLRVQIHANCRIRRVYFSDRLYSEDELPAEFKLFLPIQNKAKAAVAT, from the exons ATGCGCGCCTCCAGCTCGCTCGACGACAGGAACGACAGCTGCGGCCACACGGAACGttacacaaacaaacacacacaccacGGAACACACCAACCCGAGCCCCGTAAGGTATTAGGAAGTCAGAAGAGGagatatataagtat CATAGGTAGTAAACCTTTGCAAATCTGGGATAAAAAAGTGAGAAATGGGCACATAAAGAGAATAACGGACAATGATATACAGAGTCTGGTGCTGGAAATAGTCGGAACAAATGTCAGCACTACATACATCACTTGTCCGGCGGACCCGAAGAAAACCCTCGGAATTAAACTGCCGTTTTTGGTTATGATCATTAAAAATCTCAAAAAGTACTTCACTTTTGAAGTTCAG GTGCTTGATGACAAGAATGTCCGGAGAAGGTTTCGGGCCAGCAATTACCAATCTACGACCAGAGTGAAGCCCTTTATCTGTACGATGCCCATGAGACTGGACGAAGGCTGGAATCAAATACAATTCAACCTTGCAGATTTTACGAGGAGAGCCTATGGTACTAACTATGTAGAAACTTTGAGAGTACAAATACATGCTAATTGTCGCATAAGAAGAGTATACTTCTCAGATAGGTTGTATTCTGAAGATGAGCTCCCTGCAGAATTCAAGCTGTTCCTGCCCATCCAAAATAAAGCTAAGGCAGCGGTTGctacataa
- the LOC116778847 gene encoding cilia- and flagella-associated protein 20 isoform X2: protein MFKNTFQSGFLSILYSIGSKPLQIWDKKVRNGHIKRITDNDIQSLVLEIVGTNVSTTYITCPADPKKTLGIKLPFLVMIIKNLKKYFTFEVQVLDDKNVRRRFRASNYQSTTRVKPFICTMPMRLDEGWNQIQFNLADFTRRAYGTNYVETLRVQIHANCRIRRVYFSDRLYSEDELPAEFKLFLPIQNKAKAAVAT from the exons ATGTTTAAGAATACTTTTCAATCAGGGTTCCTCTCAATCCTTTACAGCATAGGTAGTAAACCTTTGCAAATCTGGGATAAAAAAGTGAGAAATGGGCACATAAAGAGAATAACGGACAATGATATACAGAGTCTGGTGCTGGAAATAGTCGGAACAAATGTCAGCACTACATACATCACTTGTCCGGCGGACCCGAAGAAAACCCTCGGAATTAAACTGCCGTTTTTGGTTATGATCATTAAAAATCTCAAAAAGTACTTCACTTTTGAAGTTCAG GTGCTTGATGACAAGAATGTCCGGAGAAGGTTTCGGGCCAGCAATTACCAATCTACGACCAGAGTGAAGCCCTTTATCTGTACGATGCCCATGAGACTGGACGAAGGCTGGAATCAAATACAATTCAACCTTGCAGATTTTACGAGGAGAGCCTATGGTACTAACTATGTAGAAACTTTGAGAGTACAAATACATGCTAATTGTCGCATAAGAAGAGTATACTTCTCAGATAGGTTGTATTCTGAAGATGAGCTCCCTGCAGAATTCAAGCTGTTCCTGCCCATCCAAAATAAAGCTAAGGCAGCGGTTGctacataa